Proteins encoded together in one Coregonus clupeaformis isolate EN_2021a chromosome 30, ASM2061545v1, whole genome shotgun sequence window:
- the b3galt4 gene encoding beta-1,3-galactosyltransferase 9, which produces MVGRGLWVCKPRFGKRGGRFGVVPALCVLIVSAALLALLFVDSIESWATSMNMNTMVEAQGGIIPPQSVPPTRPEEYLLMPSPLVCQRAKPYLIAMVTSAPANQRARQAIRDTWGGEVEVRGHRVMTLFMVGVASDPGLAKLLIEEARERGDLIQGRFWDSYSNLTLKSLSMLSWARRFCPQAHFLAKVDDDVLFNPGALLRYLNRSTVTNTYEHGDLYLGRVHLHVAPDRDPDSKHYLPRGAYPASVFPDYCSGTAYILSRSALLKISLTAAASPLPTPLPPEDVFVGLCARAAGVLPSHCPLFSGGPAVPYGRCCYQAMVSIHHISPREMLRFWADIRSPPPCSWLGLRASLGVCKVRAMLGTFLGVEQGL; this is translated from the coding sequence ATGGTGGGGCGGGGGCTATGGGTGTGTAAGCCCCGCTTTGGGAAGCGGGGGGGCCGGTTCGGGGTGGTGCCTGCTCTCTGTGTGCTGATAGTCAGTGCTGCCCTGCTAGCTCTGCTCTTCGTGGACTCCATTGAGTCATGGGCCACCTCCATGAACATGAACACAATGGTAGAGGCGCAGGGGGGGATCATACCCCCACAGAGTGTCCCCCCAACCAGACCCGAGGAGTATCTCCTTATGCCCAGCCCTCTCGTCTGCCAGCGTGCCAAGCCCTACCTCATTGCCATGGTGACCTCCGCCCCAGCCAATCAGAGGGCCCGCCAGGCCATCCGGGACACGTGGGGTGGGGAGGTGGAGGTCAGGGGTCATAGGGTCATGACCTTGTTCATGGTCGGGGTGGCCTCTGACCCCGGGCTAGCCAAGCTGCTGATAGAGGAGGCCCGGGAACGAGGGGACCTGATCCAAGGGCGCTTCTGGGACTCCTACTCCAACCTGACCCTGAAATCCCTCTCCATGCTGAGCTGGGCCCGACGCTTCTGCCCCCAGGCCCACTTCCTGGCCAAGGTGGACGATGACGTCCTGTTCAACCCCGGGGCCCTGCTGCGCTACCTGAACAGGAGCACCGTGACCAACACCTACGAGCATGGGGACCTGTACCTTGGCCGGGTCCACCTCCACGTGGCTCCAGACCGAGACCCAGACAGTAAGCACTACCTCCCGAGAGGGGCGTACCCTGCCTCTGTCTTCCCCGACTACTGCAGTGGCACTGCCTACATCCTCTCTCGCTCCGCCCTGCTCAAGATCTCCCTGACGGCTGCTGCCTCACCTCTGCCCACCCCTCTGCCCCCCGAGGACGTGTTTGTGGGTTTGTGTGCCCGTGCGGCTGGAGTGCTGCCCTCCCACTGCCCGCTGTTCTCTGGCGGGCCCGCAGTACCCTATGGGCGTTGCTGCTACCAGGCCATGGTGTCCATCCACCACATCTCCCCCAGAGAGATGCTCCGGTTTTGGGCTGACATCCGCTCTCCTCCCCCCTGCTCCTGGCTGGGCCTGCGCGCCTCCCTGGGGGTCTGTAAAGTCCGGGCCATGCTGGGGACCTTTCTGGGGGTGGAGCAGGGGCTGTGA